A genome region from Triticum aestivum cultivar Chinese Spring chromosome 2B, IWGSC CS RefSeq v2.1, whole genome shotgun sequence includes the following:
- the LOC123042967 gene encoding uncharacterized protein gives MGEMVASAVVQEAVSGAVSFLFSSRSGKASQEELMERLEMAHIKLHVGLERTKMMPITIMPLLRLRKKLKDVFKECDDLLSKVRDHQQVVPSLRRKIMHAVLPSFIVPSQDVLSSSVVGRFERFVEEAERFVRDVESGSSLSHYRFLTSSMRHLLEGKSLSYRKVQGSKAFSLGIWTAFVEEYGRLALLGFDYKDHKAPLKNCYMQLIIRLYESTNIVGITAKCLRSLGPQFKSLVEDATGGTHPITYTRRFIFRFNMVRRHG, from the coding sequence ATGGGGGAAATGGTAGCATCAGCAGTTGTGCAGGAGGCTGTGAGTGGAGCCGTCTCCTTCCTGTTCAGCAGCCGCAGCGGAAAGGCATCCCAGGAGGAACTCATGGAGAGGCTGGAGATGGCGCACATAAAGCTGCATGTTGGGCTCGAGAGGACCAAGATGATGCCCATTACCATCATGCCGTTGCTTCGCCTGAGGAAGAAACTAAAGGATGTCTTCAAGGAGTGCGATGATCTGCTCAGCAAGGTGAGGGATCATCAGCAAGTGGTACCCTCTTTACGTAGAAAGATTATGCACGCTGTGTTGCCATCTTTCATTGTCCCAAGTCAAGATGTGTTGAGCAGCTCTGTGGTTGGAAGATTTGAGCGGTTTGTCGAGGAAGCCGAAAGGTTTGTCAGAGACGTGGAGTCTGGATCTTCACTTTCTCACTACAGGTTTCTCACTTCTTCGATGAGGCATCTTCTTGAAGGCAAGAGTCTCTCCTATCGCAAAGTGCAAGGAAGCAAGGCTTTCTCACTTGGTATATGGACGGCTTTTGTGGAAGAGTATGGCAGACTCGCATTGCTAGGGTTTGATTACAAAGATCACAAGGCGCCACTTAAAAATTGTTACATGCAACTGATTATAAGATTATATGAAAGCACAAACATAGTTGGAATTACCGCAAAATGTTTGCGGTCACTTGGACCACAATTCAAGTCTTTGGTTGAAGATGCAACTGGGGGAACTCACCCAATTACCTACACAAGACGTTTCATATTTCGATTCAATATGGTTCGAAGACATGGCTAA